The following nucleotide sequence is from Pseudoalteromonas xiamenensis.
AAGTGCAATCAACGCATACATCAATGTCATATTAGAATTTCACCAATCCAGAGAAGCCCATGAAAGCAAGTGACATAATGCCTGCAGTTATCATGGCAATAGACGCGCCCTTAAAGGGGACCGGTACGTCGGCTACTGTTAAGCGCTCACGTAGTGCGGCAAACAGAACCAACACGAGGGAAAAACCAACAGCAGCCCCAAAGCCATACAATGCAGATTCGATAAATGTATGGTCTTTCTTGATATTCAGAAGAGCAACACCCAGCACGGCACAGTTTGTTGTGATCAGTGGTAAAAAAATCCCAAGTAGACGGTAAAGGGTCGGGCTGGTCTTACGTACAACCATCTCGGTAAATTGCACAACCACAGCAATAACAAGGATAAAGCTCATGGTTTGTAAAAACTCAAGCTCAAGTGGTTGTAAAATATAGCGGTTTACTAGGTAGCTACACACAGAGGCAAGCGTCAGAACGAAAGTCGTTGCGAGAGACATACCAATTGCGGTATCCAATTTACTGGATACGCCCATAAACGGACACAATCCAAGAAATTGTACAAGTACAAAGTTGTTTACCAGTACGGTACCAACTAACAGGAGTAGATAATCACTCATTGTCGTCCCAAGCCATTTTAAAATCGAGGTATTATCGCGGTTTCAGTTAATTTTAACAATAAATGAAGACGAGATCCCAACACTAATTCTCATTTAACCGTAGTTTTGAGTTCCCAAATTTGCACAAATCGAATACTAGGCGGGAAAGTAGGGGAAAGAGGACGACTGAACCGCTAGGTTAGTGCTTTTTAGACGGTGCAAAAATAAAAAAGGAGCCTTAGCTCCTTTTCTTAAATTTCTTTTGGTTTTTCAATGTAGTAGCCTTGGACGCCATCGAGACATAAGGTTTCAACAATGTGTTTTTCTTCTTGGCTTTCAACGCCTTCGGCAAAGACACTGACCCCAATACGGTGAGCAAGATCAACCATCAAACGCATAAAATATTGGTTGTTTTTATCTTCTTCCAAACCGCGAGTATAACTTGCATCCATTTTAATGAAATCAGGCTTTAAATCTCGGAAGAATTTGAATGAGGTTAACCCAACACCAAAACGTTCTACCGTAATGCGTGCACCAACTCGGTGTACCATATCGATAAAACGACGACTCGCTTTAATATTCTGTTGTAATCCAAATTCACTTACTTCAAAAATGAGTTTTGAAGACAAGTTCACTTCTTTCAATAGTCGACGCTCTAGCCAAATCACAAATTGGTCGCTGTGCGCACTCGATGCTGTGACGTTTATGCCAAAGAACTTCTCGTTAAAATTACGAGTTTTGATAATCTCAATAGAGGTTTCAACAATGAGCTTGTCTATCTCAACCGCCATATCTAGCTTTTCAGCCATGGCGAGGAAAGAAGCGGTTGGCAACATTTGGCCATCTTCAGTAGTGAAACGAGATTGAATTTCAGCGTACGCCTTAACGTTTTTACCAACGGGCATGATGTTTTGCATCATCAGCTTAACGCGTTTGCTGTCAATGACTTCTCGGATAACACGACGCCAGTTTTGATTACCAAAGCCCGCACTCACGTTATTCACCAGATCTGATTCACGCTGTAAATGCCACGCATTCGCTTGTTTACTTTGTGCCATGCTCAGTGCGTTATCAACAACAGACAAAAGCTCACCAAGCGGCTTGCCGGACTCATAAGTGACGATACCGGTATTCGCCACTGAGCTTAATTCTTGGTTTTGCTGGAATTGTGTAAATCGTGCTTGTAGTGTATCACCGAATTGCTCAGCTTCTTTTGATGGCACATTTGGTAACACTACGGCGAAATCTGAACTGTTTACACGGAAAACTTGGCTCTGCGAATACGTGCCGCTGACGTGGCGAATGATTTCAGAAACAGATTTAATGTAGTCGTCGCCTTTTTGATAACCGCGGGTTTGGTTAATAATCTGCAATTCGCTACAACGTACCATTGCAAGCGCTCCGAAGCTTTTTTTCGGGCTTGATTCGATTTGTTGCTCATAGTACTCAACAAACATATTGCGATTACCGAGGCCGGTAACGACATCTTTATAAGCTTCTTGTTTAATACTTAATGCCGCATTTTGGATGTCTTCTTGCTTTGTTTTTAGAAACTGTGCAAGGCGGTTAAAGGAAGGCGCTAAATCGGAACCCAGTTCCTCTAAATCATCGGTACTGAAATCAGAGCTGACAAGAGACTGTTGCTGGTTTTGAGTGATGTAAACTTCAACAGCATCGGCGACGGTCATACTGACTCGACGATTCAAGCGCTTGTAAATCGCTTGCATATATACCACAGGGATAAAGGCAACAAGCGCTGAAATTAAAAACATGAGCAAAAGCGCTTGCTGTAGCAAGTCTGCTTGGCTTGATGCGTTAATTACAAACTCAATTTTAATGTCTTTTGCTTTATTAACCGCAAATTGAGGGCGAATTGAGTTGAAAATACTTTCGATTAGGCTTACACCAAAGGGCAGGGTGTTCGGCGTTGCGATTTGCAGTACGGTTTTGCCTTCGTAATCACGAACGATAAACGTTGAAAAAACTTTTCCATTGTTAAGTGCAAGCTCAATGTGTTCCGGCGAAACATCCGCTAATGTTTTGTTTTCTATATAGCGGGTAACCATTGTTTGAGTGCTAACTTGTGCTTCACTGACGGCTTGGTCAAAGCCTCTTGCAACAAAAAATGTGCCGATTAATGAAAACAGAAGCCACGAAAGAAGTTGCAAGGTAATTAGTTTTTTAAAGCCTGCCATAATGCCTGTCTTGTTAACTCGAACCGAGAGAGTTTTATGCAACGTTGAACGGTTGCTTGAATCCCATTAAAACTAGAGTAGGGTAGTTGAATTTATTGAGAAAGTCTAACAAAAACTTTGGATTGGCTCCCCCTCCCCGACTCGAACGGGGGACCTGCGGATTAACAGTCCGTCGCTCTAACCAACTGAGCTAAGGGGGAATCGAAATGCTTTAGAGAAGAGTAGTAGTTGGCTCCCCCTCCCCGACTCGAACGGGGGACCTGCGGATTAACAGTCCGTCGCTCTAACCAACTGAGCTAAGGGGGAACTACTAAAAACATTAAAACGGTGGCTCCCCCTCCCCGACTCGAACGGGGGACCTGCGGATTAACAGTCCGTCGCTCTAACCAACTGAGCTAAGGGGGAATCGTTTTAATTGTGTTGAAATTTGGCTCCCCCTCCCCGACTCGAACGGGGGACCTGCGGATTAACAGTCCGTCGCTCTAACCAACTGAGCTAAGGGGGAAGCGTGATGTCTTTCAACGGAGCGAGATATTAATGACAGCACTTAGGTGTGTCAACCATAAAAGTAATCAGACCCCAAAAAAAATGTTTATTCGCTGTTTTTGTGTTCGATTTGATTCTTATTAATGCAAACAGAGAGGTAAGAGGAGGGATCTTTTCGTTTATTTATGACAAGTTAACGATCAAAAACGGTTCTTGGATAAAGTTTTCTATCTTTTTTGTGTCATTGGGAAACAATTTTTAATCAGTGTCACAAAAAAGTATGTTTTATATGAATGCGAGTGTACTAAGTCTAGTTTTAGGAATTTCGCAAGAAAATAGCTGAGCAAAATATAGACAGTGTTTTTCGATTTAAGCTGGTGAAGCTAGGCTATTTTTGCCTTGAAAATGCATTAGCTATGTCATAATGAAAAATTAAGTTAATAAAAACAAAGTATTAAATTAAGCTAATCCGACATAAACTTTTAATTGAAACGACATACTAGGAAAAATATGCACATTAATGATGCAATTTTACGAACTTTAGAGTGCCGCTATTGTTTCTTATTGATCGCAATTTGAGCATTTGAGGATCAAGGGATCTTTCTCAAACCCTTAAGTTTTCTGACTTGTAAAGAGTTATCCACTATTTCTGTGGATAACCTTGTTTATTGTTTTTTTAAAAGCGGTTTTAGCCCACGTCTGGCTTGCGATAGAAGCGATGCAAGTATTTTTTACGCTTTTTTTTACGTATGTAAAAACAATAACTTAGATTACTCGTTCATTCTTAGTTAATCTTCGAGAGGTCAATCTCTTTGTTGCTTTATTTTTGCACTGCTATTGTGCAAAAATAAGTCGTCGAATACCATTTTTTGTAAATTTTTTGACATAAATCTAAATGTATCGGTTTACTCAAATAATGCCTGTGAAATGTCAGTTTTAATACTAATTCGAACTTTTGCATTATTTTGGGATTGTTGCTAATGGTGAACATATCTGTTTCTCTGTTATTTACCGATAGATCGTAGCCTACCCAAAGATGATCCTTTAGAATGCACTTTGCCTTATAAATGCGCGACAGACTCATGACAAAAAACGCCAACTACAGCAAAATCTTACACGGTGACATCGCTAAAACGCTTAAAGATATGACCATTCCGATGATCTTTGGAATGATTACTCTGATGATGTTTAATCTTGTTGATACATTCTTCATCAGTATGCTCGGTACAGAACCGCTAGCAGCAATCAGTTTTACGTTTCCTGTGACTTTCACTGTAATCAGTTTGGCGATTGGTCTTGGGATCGGTACTTCAGCAGTCATTGCAAAAGCGCTCGGTAGTGCGGATATTGAAGAAGCGCGATTCGATGCATTCGTCGCGTTGGTGTTGTCCGCGATTTTGGTCATTGCGCTTTCAGCCATTGGTTTTCTACTTATCGATTTTCTATTTTCTTTGCTTGGTGCCCATGAAAATGTCATGCCGTATATCCATGAATACATGGAAGTGTGGTTTTTAGGGAGTGTCTTTTTAATCACACCTATGATTGGCAACTCAGTGTTACGGGCGAACGGTGATACTAAGACGCCAAGTATTGTAATGGGTGGGGCGGGCATTATTAATGCGGTATTAGATCCAATTCTGATTTTCGGATTCGGTCCAATCGAAGCGATGGGCGTGCGAGGCGCAGCTGTGGCGAGTGTGTTGTCATGGACGGTTGCCGTTGTGATCATTTTACATTTGCTTATCCGTAAAAAGAAATTAGTAAGCTTATGCCGTCAAGATCGCTCGGTCATTGTTGCGGTGAAAAAGATTTTAAAAATTGGAGTCCCAGCGGCGGGGGCGAATATGTTAACGCCAGTAGCGATGGCAGTGATGACGGCGGTCATTGCGGGATTTGGTCCTGCGGCCGTGGCAGCTTACGGTGTAGGCAGTCGTATAGAATCTATAGCAAGTCTCGTTATTTTAGCGCTTTCAATGACGTTACCCCCTTTTGTTAGTCAAAACTTTGGTGCTAAACAATATGACAGAGTGCTCGGTGCATACACGACGTCGATAAAGTTTGTGTTGGGTTGG
It contains:
- a CDS encoding MATE family efflux transporter — its product is MTKNANYSKILHGDIAKTLKDMTIPMIFGMITLMMFNLVDTFFISMLGTEPLAAISFTFPVTFTVISLAIGLGIGTSAVIAKALGSADIEEARFDAFVALVLSAILVIALSAIGFLLIDFLFSLLGAHENVMPYIHEYMEVWFLGSVFLITPMIGNSVLRANGDTKTPSIVMGGAGIINAVLDPILIFGFGPIEAMGVRGAAVASVLSWTVAVVIILHLLIRKKKLVSLCRQDRSVIVAVKKILKIGVPAAGANMLTPVAMAVMTAVIAGFGPAAVAAYGVGSRIESIASLVILALSMTLPPFVSQNFGAKQYDRVLGAYTTSIKFVLGWQLLIYVLLVVCSGLISHTFATEAEVQRVIVLFITTLPLSYGLQGVIILTNSSFNALHKPMNALMLSVVRLFVFYVPFAFIGSHFGGLHGLFIGAAIGNLFTAAIAFGWFNKTLASIQSADLKECNS
- a CDS encoding EAL domain-containing protein, with amino-acid sequence MAGFKKLITLQLLSWLLFSLIGTFFVARGFDQAVSEAQVSTQTMVTRYIENKTLADVSPEHIELALNNGKVFSTFIVRDYEGKTVLQIATPNTLPFGVSLIESIFNSIRPQFAVNKAKDIKIEFVINASSQADLLQQALLLMFLISALVAFIPVVYMQAIYKRLNRRVSMTVADAVEVYITQNQQQSLVSSDFSTDDLEELGSDLAPSFNRLAQFLKTKQEDIQNAALSIKQEAYKDVVTGLGNRNMFVEYYEQQIESSPKKSFGALAMVRCSELQIINQTRGYQKGDDYIKSVSEIIRHVSGTYSQSQVFRVNSSDFAVVLPNVPSKEAEQFGDTLQARFTQFQQNQELSSVANTGIVTYESGKPLGELLSVVDNALSMAQSKQANAWHLQRESDLVNNVSAGFGNQNWRRVIREVIDSKRVKLMMQNIMPVGKNVKAYAEIQSRFTTEDGQMLPTASFLAMAEKLDMAVEIDKLIVETSIEIIKTRNFNEKFFGINVTASSAHSDQFVIWLERRLLKEVNLSSKLIFEVSEFGLQQNIKASRRFIDMVHRVGARITVERFGVGLTSFKFFRDLKPDFIKMDASYTRGLEEDKNNQYFMRLMVDLAHRIGVSVFAEGVESQEEKHIVETLCLDGVQGYYIEKPKEI
- the rsxA gene encoding electron transport complex subunit RsxA; this translates as MSDYLLLLVGTVLVNNFVLVQFLGLCPFMGVSSKLDTAIGMSLATTFVLTLASVCSYLVNRYILQPLELEFLQTMSFILVIAVVVQFTEMVVRKTSPTLYRLLGIFLPLITTNCAVLGVALLNIKKDHTFIESALYGFGAAVGFSLVLVLFAALRERLTVADVPVPFKGASIAMITAGIMSLAFMGFSGLVKF